From Paraflavitalea devenefica, the proteins below share one genomic window:
- the galB gene encoding beta-galactosidase GalB, protein MHKALLLITVCFLFNMAGAQSPALSRKERTTRERILINEGWKFMRYTGAPDNLSYDVRPEVTDRNDNVVADTKPTESIKVAEDNNVLKPWILPVANEFIKDPAKHHQRPPGHPGGRSLFVQNNFNDQDWESVTLPHDWAIKGPFYKEANAIVGGGMGRLPIQGVAWYRRKLTITAADEHKSIYLDIDGAMSYAIVWLNGHLVGGWPYGYNSFRLDLTPYVKPDGDNQLAIRLDNPLNSSRWYPGGGIYRNIWLTKVNKVHVAQWGTFITSRDVSASAATVDLGVSIENKSTTDQRIEVITDVYRMDDQLNRTGNKIATFPSSLSIVPGGQKIKTEKSVSIKDPVLWGPPPAQKPNLYVAVTRLLSNGTVIDEYETRFGIRSLQFDPLKGLLVNGEPVRFQGVNQHHDLGALGAAFNTRAAERQLEMLREMGCNSIRLAHNPPAPELLDLTDRMGFLVIDEIFDSWERKKTPLDFHLIFPDWHEPDIRAFMRRDRNHPSVIAWSFGNEVGEQYTAEAGAAWAKKLHAIVREEDSTRPATASMNYAKPDMPFPKEMDILNLNYQGEGIRDAPAYAHLRGIRTSPLYPAFQKQFPDKLIVSSETASALSTRGTYIFPVFNGISAPVSDSTGGDPKQQYVSAYELYTAAFGASADKVFASQDKHPYVAGEFVWSGWDYLGEPTPYYSARSSYSGIIDLAGFKKDRFYLYQSRWRPDLPMAHILPHWTWPERNGAITPVHVFSSGDEAELFLNNKSLGRKKRGAYEYRFRWDSVVYQPGELRVVTYKNGKKWAADKVRTAGNAARLQLSADRSNIQADGKDLSFITVRVVDNKGLLAPRAGNNIQFELSGPGEIVATDNGNPADLVAFPSKERKAFNGLALVIVRAKAGTAGAITITARSGGLVSGQVIVKSR, encoded by the coding sequence ATGCACAAAGCATTATTGCTTATTACAGTTTGTTTTTTATTCAATATGGCCGGAGCTCAGTCTCCGGCCTTGTCACGGAAAGAACGCACTACCAGGGAGCGCATCCTGATCAACGAAGGCTGGAAATTCATGCGTTATACCGGAGCGCCGGACAATTTAAGCTATGATGTGCGCCCGGAAGTGACGGACCGTAATGATAATGTAGTGGCAGATACCAAACCTACCGAATCAATAAAGGTAGCTGAGGATAACAATGTGTTGAAGCCATGGATACTGCCTGTTGCCAACGAGTTTATTAAAGACCCTGCCAAACACCATCAGCGGCCTCCCGGCCATCCCGGGGGCCGCTCCCTTTTCGTACAAAACAACTTTAATGACCAGGACTGGGAATCCGTAACGCTTCCCCATGACTGGGCTATAAAAGGGCCCTTCTACAAGGAAGCCAATGCGATAGTTGGCGGCGGCATGGGCCGCCTGCCGATACAGGGCGTAGCCTGGTATCGCAGGAAGTTAACGATTACTGCTGCAGACGAACACAAGTCAATTTACCTGGATATTGATGGCGCTATGTCATACGCCATTGTTTGGCTGAATGGACACCTGGTGGGCGGCTGGCCTTATGGTTATAATTCTTTTAGACTTGACCTGACGCCTTATGTAAAACCGGACGGCGATAATCAACTGGCGATAAGGCTGGACAATCCACTCAACTCCTCCCGCTGGTATCCCGGGGGCGGCATTTACCGGAATATATGGCTTACCAAAGTGAACAAGGTACATGTAGCGCAGTGGGGAACATTTATTACTTCAAGAGATGTTTCGGCTTCCGCTGCTACTGTTGATCTGGGTGTATCTATAGAAAATAAGTCAACCACGGACCAGCGTATTGAAGTGATTACAGACGTGTACAGGATGGATGATCAACTCAACAGAACAGGGAACAAGATAGCAACTTTCCCTTCTTCCCTATCCATCGTACCGGGCGGGCAAAAGATAAAGACCGAAAAGTCAGTAAGCATAAAAGACCCTGTATTATGGGGACCTCCGCCTGCTCAAAAACCGAACCTGTACGTTGCTGTTACCCGTTTGTTGTCAAATGGAACAGTGATTGATGAATATGAAACCCGTTTTGGCATTCGCTCCCTGCAGTTTGACCCGCTAAAAGGTTTGTTGGTGAATGGTGAACCTGTTCGCTTCCAGGGGGTGAACCAGCATCATGATCTGGGCGCTTTGGGTGCTGCCTTTAACACGAGGGCGGCTGAAAGACAATTAGAGATGCTGCGGGAAATGGGTTGCAACTCCATCCGGCTGGCGCATAATCCGCCGGCGCCTGAATTGCTGGACCTGACTGACCGCATGGGCTTCCTGGTAATTGATGAAATTTTCGATAGTTGGGAAAGGAAGAAAACACCATTGGATTTTCATTTGATCTTTCCTGACTGGCATGAACCTGATATCAGGGCCTTTATGCGGAGAGACAGGAATCATCCTTCTGTGATCGCCTGGAGCTTTGGCAACGAAGTAGGAGAGCAATACACTGCCGAAGCGGGAGCAGCATGGGCAAAAAAACTGCATGCTATTGTACGGGAGGAAGATAGTACAAGGCCTGCTACTGCCTCCATGAATTATGCCAAGCCGGATATGCCTTTCCCGAAAGAGATGGACATTTTAAACCTGAATTACCAGGGAGAGGGTATCCGTGATGCACCGGCCTACGCTCATTTACGGGGGATCAGAACCTCACCTTTGTACCCGGCATTTCAGAAACAGTTTCCCGATAAGTTAATTGTAAGCAGTGAAACAGCCTCTGCGCTTAGCACCCGGGGTACTTATATATTCCCGGTATTTAATGGAATAAGCGCCCCTGTGAGTGACAGTACAGGCGGTGACCCCAAACAACAATATGTAAGCGCTTATGAATTGTATACGGCTGCATTCGGCGCATCGGCCGATAAGGTCTTTGCTTCCCAGGATAAGCATCCTTATGTGGCCGGGGAATTTGTGTGGTCGGGTTGGGATTACCTGGGCGAGCCTACGCCTTACTACTCAGCACGCAGTTCCTATTCCGGCATTATAGACCTGGCAGGATTTAAGAAAGACCGCTTTTACCTGTACCAGTCACGCTGGCGTCCTGATCTTCCTATGGCGCATATACTGCCACACTGGACATGGCCCGAACGCAACGGGGCCATTACCCCCGTACATGTTTTTTCATCGGGTGATGAAGCGGAGTTGTTCCTGAATAATAAATCACTGGGCCGCAAAAAGAGAGGCGCCTACGAATATCGTTTCCGTTGGGATAGCGTGGTTTACCAACCCGGCGAGCTGCGGGTAGTTACTTATAAGAACGGAAAAAAATGGGCTGCCGACAAGGTGAGAACAGCGGGTAATGCTGCGCGGCTGCAATTGAGTGCCGACAGAAGCAACATACAGGCAGATGGGAAAGATCTTTCGTTTATTACGGTGCGTGTAGTGGATAATAAAGGTTTATTGGCGCCGCGGGCGGGTAACAATATACAATTTGAATTATCGGGTCCCGGTGAAATAGTGGCTACTGATAATGGCAATCCTGCTGACCTTGTTGCTTTTCCTTCAAAAGAAAGGAAGGCATTTAATGGACTTGCACTGGTAATTGTTCGTGCAAAGGCTGGAACGGCAGGGGCAATAACCATAACAGCAAGATCTGGTGGCCTTGTATCAGGACAAGTGATTGTTAAGTCCCGGTAG